Proteins encoded in a region of the Zunongwangia endophytica genome:
- the secE gene encoding preprotein translocase subunit SecE, whose protein sequence is MAGIVNYLSESYNELKNHVTWTSWPEAQRLTILVAVFSIVFSLVIWGVDTLFSNVIEGYFEWVKS, encoded by the coding sequence ATGGCAGGAATTGTTAATTATTTATCTGAGTCTTATAACGAATTAAAAAACCATGTTACCTGGACAAGTTGGCCTGAAGCTCAAAGGTTAACAATACTCGTTGCAGTTTTTTCAATTGTTTTCTCATTAGTAATATGGGGTGTTGATACTTTATTCAGCAACGTAATTGAAGGATACTTTGAATGGGTAAAATCGTAA
- the tuf gene encoding elongation factor Tu — translation MAKETYDRSKPHLNIGTIGHVDHGKTTLTAAITKVLADAGFSEARAFDQIDNAPEEKDRGITINSSHVEYATGNRHYAHVDCPGHADYVKNMVTGAAQMDGAILVVAATDGPMPQTREHILLGRQVGIPRIVVFLNKVDLVDDEELLELVEMEVRDLLSFYEYDGDNGPVISGSALGALEGDDKWTQSVLDLMEAVDSWIELPQRDVDKDFLLPIEDVFSITGRGTVATGRIETGVANTGDPVEIIGMGAGKLTSTITGVEMFRKILDRGEAGDNVGILLRGIEKTQISRGMVITKPGSVTPHAKFKAEVYILKKEEGGRHTPFHNNYRPQFYVRTTDVTGTINLPEGVEMVMPGDNLTIHVELIQPIAMNVGLRFAIREGGRTVGAGQVTEILD, via the coding sequence ATGGCAAAGGAAACTTATGATCGTTCCAAACCGCACCTTAACATCGGTACGATTGGACACGTAGATCACGGAAAAACTACTTTAACTGCAGCTATTACTAAAGTTTTGGCTGACGCTGGATTTTCTGAAGCAAGAGCTTTCGATCAAATCGATAACGCTCCTGAGGAAAAAGATAGAGGTATTACTATTAACTCTTCTCACGTAGAGTATGCGACTGGAAACCGTCACTACGCTCACGTTGATTGTCCTGGTCACGCCGATTATGTAAAGAACATGGTAACTGGTGCTGCTCAGATGGACGGTGCTATCCTTGTTGTTGCTGCAACTGATGGTCCTATGCCACAAACTCGTGAACACATACTTCTTGGACGTCAGGTTGGTATCCCAAGAATCGTTGTATTCTTAAATAAAGTTGACCTTGTTGATGATGAAGAGCTTTTAGAGCTTGTTGAAATGGAAGTAAGAGATCTTCTTTCTTTCTATGAATATGATGGTGATAATGGTCCTGTTATTTCTGGATCTGCTCTTGGTGCTTTAGAAGGTGATGATAAATGGACTCAGTCTGTATTAGACCTTATGGAAGCAGTTGATAGCTGGATTGAACTTCCTCAGCGTGATGTTGATAAAGATTTCCTTTTACCTATCGAAGATGTATTCTCTATTACAGGTCGTGGTACAGTAGCAACTGGACGTATCGAAACTGGTGTTGCTAACACTGGAGATCCTGTAGAGATCATCGGTATGGGAGCTGGTAAATTAACTTCTACAATTACTGGAGTTGAAATGTTCCGTAAAATTCTTGATAGAGGTGAAGCTGGTGATAACGTTGGTATCCTATTAAGAGGTATTGAGAAAACTCAAATCTCTAGAGGTATGGTTATTACTAAGCCAGGTTCTGTAACTCCTCACGCTAAATTTAAAGCAGAGGTTTATATTCTTAAAAAAGAAGAAGGTGGACGTCACACTCCATTTCATAATAACTACCGTCCTCAGTTTTACGTACGTACAACTGATGTAACTGGAACAATTAACCTTCCAGAAGGAGTAGAAATGGTAATGCCTGGTGATAACCTTACAATTCATGTAGAGCTTATTCAGCCAATTGCAATGAATGTTGGTCTACGTTTCGCTATCCGTGAAGGTGGTAGAACTGTAGGTGCTGGTCAGGTAACTGAAATTTTAGACTAA
- the hpf gene encoding ribosome hibernation-promoting factor, HPF/YfiA family produces the protein MKVNVQSVNFNADQKLIDFIQKKMDKLENYYSKVVYADVFLKVQNTSDKANKITEILLSIPGEEIMVKKTCKKFEGCVDECVNSLQRQLIKRKEKSKLYA, from the coding sequence ATGAAAGTAAATGTGCAATCTGTAAACTTTAATGCAGATCAAAAGCTGATTGATTTTATTCAGAAGAAAATGGATAAACTTGAGAATTATTACAGCAAAGTGGTTTATGCAGACGTTTTTTTAAAAGTTCAAAATACCAGCGACAAAGCCAATAAAATTACAGAAATTCTTTTAAGTATTCCTGGAGAAGAAATAATGGTGAAGAAGACTTGTAAAAAATTTGAAGGGTGTGTGGATGAGTGTGTTAACTCTCTACAAAGACAATTGATTAAAAGAAAAGAGAAATCGAAATTATATGCTTGA
- a CDS encoding tyrosine-type recombinase/integrase yields MSIIQFKDYLLLEKNYSAHTIKAYEADLLSFQDFIETEFDGCDFQQINYSQIRSWIVSLSEAGVSNRSINRKISSVKSFYKFLQKVGEVVVSPLQKHKPLKTGKKVQIPFSEKEITKALESINIDTFEGARDKAIIELFYSTGLRRIELINLKLADLDSSQLNIKVLGKRNKERYVPLLKYVFKSIEYYLAKRENEQLKVSADYYLFVSSKGDKMSESLVYRIINNYFSKASGKLKKSPHILRHSFATHLLNQGADLNAVKELLGHSSLAATQVYTHNSIAELKNIHKTAHPRNSKN; encoded by the coding sequence ATGTCTATTATTCAGTTTAAAGACTACCTTCTCTTAGAGAAGAATTATTCAGCTCATACCATTAAAGCTTATGAAGCTGATTTACTTTCCTTTCAGGATTTTATTGAAACTGAATTCGACGGCTGTGATTTTCAGCAAATAAATTATTCTCAGATTCGTAGTTGGATTGTTTCGCTATCTGAAGCCGGTGTTTCTAACAGGAGCATAAATCGTAAGATTTCTTCAGTTAAATCTTTTTATAAATTTTTACAGAAAGTAGGAGAGGTGGTTGTTTCTCCACTTCAAAAGCATAAACCGCTTAAAACCGGTAAGAAAGTCCAGATTCCATTCTCAGAAAAAGAAATTACAAAAGCACTAGAAAGTATAAATATCGATACGTTCGAAGGTGCTAGAGATAAAGCAATCATAGAATTATTTTACTCAACAGGATTAAGGCGTATCGAATTAATCAATCTCAAGCTAGCAGATTTGGATTCATCTCAACTTAATATTAAAGTTTTAGGTAAAAGAAATAAGGAGCGATATGTGCCGTTATTAAAATATGTCTTTAAAAGTATAGAATATTACCTAGCAAAACGTGAGAATGAACAATTGAAAGTGTCTGCGGATTATTATTTGTTTGTTTCCTCCAAGGGAGATAAAATGAGTGAAAGTCTTGTTTATAGAATTATAAATAACTATTTTAGTAAGGCGTCGGGTAAGTTAAAAAAGAGTCCGCATATACTTAGGCACTCTTTTGCGACGCACTTACTTAATCAGGGAGCAGATTTAAATGCTGTAAAAGAATTGTTAGGGCACTCTAGCCTGGCTGCAACACAAGTTTATACTCATAATAGTATTGCAGAGCTTAAAAACATTCATAAAACAGCTCATCCTCGCAATAGTAAGAACTAG
- the rpsU gene encoding 30S ribosomal protein S21 translates to MLIIPVKDGENIDRALKRFKRKFDKTGTMRQLRSRQHFTKPSVERRAQVQKAQYIQHLRDEEDI, encoded by the coding sequence ATGTTAATAATACCAGTAAAAGACGGAGAGAACATTGATAGAGCGCTTAAGCGTTTTAAGCGTAAATTCGATAAGACAGGAACAATGCGACAGCTAAGAAGTCGTCAGCATTTTACAAAGCCGTCTGTAGAACGTAGGGCGCAAGTGCAAAAAGCGCAATATATTCAGCACCTTAGAGATGAAGAAGATATCTAG
- a CDS encoding acyl-CoA dehydrogenase family protein: MNSMYFNEEHALFRESFRDFLQKEVVPHIDKWEETGTIDRFIWQKFGEMGYFGLYQPEEYGGLNLDIFYTIIFLEELQKINSGGFAAAMWAHAYLAMTHVKIEANDALKEKYLIPSINGEMIGALCVSEPFGGSDVAGMRTTAEKKGDTYILNGSKTFITNGVYADYLVVAAKTSPELKSKGMSIFIVDRNAKGVSASKLNKLGWKASDTGEIAFDNVEIPADHLLGEEDKGFSYIMQHFAMERLIMGVNAHARAEFALDYAIDYMNEREAFGRKINEFQALRHKIADMVSEVTVIKEFNYATAYKLGNGEYPVKEASMSKLLSTKIADEVIYGSLQMLGGYGYMEDYPLARMFRDSRLGPIGGGTSEILREIISKMVIDKKEYKAPVKEVFKS; encoded by the coding sequence ATGAATTCCATGTATTTTAACGAAGAGCATGCTCTGTTTAGAGAGAGTTTTAGAGATTTTTTACAGAAAGAAGTAGTTCCGCACATCGATAAATGGGAGGAGACTGGAACTATTGATCGTTTTATCTGGCAGAAATTTGGCGAGATGGGTTATTTTGGCCTATATCAGCCGGAAGAATACGGTGGGTTAAATCTTGATATATTCTATACGATTATTTTTCTTGAAGAATTACAGAAAATTAATTCAGGTGGTTTTGCAGCTGCTATGTGGGCGCATGCTTATTTAGCAATGACACACGTTAAAATAGAAGCTAATGACGCTTTAAAAGAGAAGTATCTTATACCAAGTATAAATGGTGAAATGATAGGAGCGCTTTGTGTTAGTGAACCTTTTGGTGGCTCTGATGTAGCAGGTATGCGAACTACGGCAGAAAAGAAAGGCGATACCTACATATTGAATGGCTCAAAAACCTTTATAACAAACGGAGTTTATGCAGATTATTTAGTTGTCGCTGCTAAAACAAGCCCGGAGTTAAAGAGTAAAGGGATGAGCATCTTTATTGTTGATAGAAATGCAAAAGGAGTTTCTGCTTCTAAATTAAATAAACTAGGTTGGAAAGCTTCAGATACAGGAGAAATCGCATTTGATAATGTAGAGATTCCTGCAGATCATTTATTGGGAGAAGAGGATAAGGGGTTCTCTTATATAATGCAACATTTTGCTATGGAGCGTTTAATTATGGGAGTGAACGCACATGCAAGAGCTGAATTTGCTTTAGATTACGCTATAGATTACATGAATGAGCGTGAAGCATTTGGAAGGAAGATCAACGAATTTCAGGCGCTTAGACATAAAATTGCAGATATGGTAAGCGAGGTGACTGTAATTAAAGAGTTTAATTATGCTACCGCTTATAAATTAGGTAATGGGGAGTATCCTGTTAAAGAAGCGAGTATGTCTAAGTTGTTAAGTACCAAAATAGCTGATGAGGTTATTTATGGTAGTTTACAAATGCTAGGCGGTTATGGTTATATGGAAGATTATCCTTTGGCCAGAATGTTTAGAGATAGTCGATTAGGACCTATTGGTGGAGGTACTTCTGAAATTTTACGAGAGATAATTTCTAAAATGGTGATTGATAAGAAAGAATATAAAGCGCCTGTAAAAGAAGTTTTTAAATCTTAA
- a CDS encoding ComEA family DNA-binding protein has product MKYWKSHFVFNKSERNGIFVLIVIIVLLQIIYYSDPFSASEESISEKEAIELKSFQSKLDSLKNIQGNKDTIYPFNPNYLSDYKAYRLGMSVEEIDRLLKYRATGKWINSSSDFQKVTKVSDSLLNSISPNFKFPDWIKATSVSKKSSFTKIDINTATAVDLMQVKGIGESLGKRLVKYRTLIGGYRSFIQLQDVYGLTSETRLELESHMKKIPQNFSKHNINEVTVIELSEIPYLNYELARALVNYRILHEKINSVEDLIKIEGFPVDKIDRIQLYLSFN; this is encoded by the coding sequence ATGAAATACTGGAAATCCCATTTCGTTTTCAATAAAAGTGAACGGAATGGGATTTTTGTTTTAATAGTAATTATTGTTCTTCTTCAAATTATATATTATAGCGATCCTTTTTCCGCTTCAGAAGAAAGTATTTCAGAAAAGGAAGCTATTGAATTAAAATCTTTTCAAAGTAAACTTGATAGTTTAAAAAACATCCAAGGTAATAAGGATACGATTTATCCTTTCAACCCTAATTATCTAAGTGATTATAAGGCTTATCGTTTAGGGATGTCTGTAGAGGAAATTGATCGACTTTTGAAGTATAGAGCAACCGGAAAATGGATAAATTCTTCTTCAGATTTTCAAAAGGTTACTAAGGTTTCTGATAGTTTATTGAACAGTATCTCGCCGAATTTCAAATTTCCAGATTGGATAAAAGCTACTTCCGTTTCAAAAAAGTCAAGCTTTACAAAAATTGATATCAATACCGCTACTGCTGTAGATCTTATGCAGGTAAAGGGAATAGGTGAGAGCCTTGGAAAGAGATTAGTGAAATATCGAACGCTTATTGGTGGTTATCGTAGTTTTATTCAGCTTCAGGATGTCTATGGCTTAACATCCGAAACCAGGCTAGAACTTGAAAGTCATATGAAGAAAATTCCGCAGAATTTTTCCAAACATAATATTAACGAAGTTACTGTGATTGAGCTTTCGGAAATACCTTATTTAAATTACGAACTTGCCAGAGCGCTTGTAAACTATAGAATTTTACATGAGAAAATAAATTCGGTTGAAGATTTGATAAAAATAGAAGGCTTTCCAGTGGATAAAATTGATAGAATTCAATTATATTTAAGTTTTAATTGA